From the genome of Desulfovibrio sp. JY:
CGATGCCCTGGATTTCTGGCGCGTTGTGGCCGTGACGCCCGAAAAGCGGCTCCAGCTTTTGGCCGAGATGCGCACCCCGGGCGAAGCCCTGCTGGAATTTCGCCTGCGCCCGGCCGGCGACGGGGCCACGGAACTGGTCGTGCACTCCAAATTCCTGCCCCGGGGACTCGCCGGGCTGGCGTACTGGTACGCGTTGCTCGTGCCGCACAACCTGGTTTTCGCCGGGCTGTTGCGCGGCATTGCCGCCTCGCTCGGGGTGCGGCTTCTCAGCCCGCCCCGGCGCTTCACGCCGCACCTGCCGGCCGCCTGCCGCCTGGGCCCACGACAATGAGCGCGGACGACATCGCTATCCGGCCAGCGCTGCCCGCGGACGCACCCCGGCTGTCCCGCATCTTCGCCACAGCCATCGAAACCAAGGCCCGGGACAGCTACGGTCCGCGCGAACGCGCGGCCTGGGCGGCCCGGGGAACACCGGCCAAATTCGCGTCCATGCTGGCCGACTCCCGAAACAGCCTGCTCGTGGCCGCCATGCCGTCCGGCATCGTGGGCGTCGGCAGCCTGACCGGCAGCGAAGTGAGCCTGCTCTACGTCGCACCCGGGGCGGCCCCGGGAACGGGGGGCAGGCTGCTGGCCGCCGTGGAGGAACTCGCCCGCGCCGCAGGCCTCACCGGCCTGACCCTGACCGCCTCGCGCAACGCGCTCTCGTTCTACCTGCGCCACGGCTACGCCATCGTAAGCCCGGCCCGGCGCGATCTCGGCAACGGCATCTCCCTGGTCGTGTGCCTGATGGCCAAGGGGCTTAACGCCTGACGCCCCACGATCCCTGGAATCATTCCACGGCTTGTGGCGCCCCGGTCCAGCATCTCTGGAACGTATGAATACCGACGGCCCTGGCCGGCCCCGGTTTTGCGCTAAATTCCGGCCTGTTGCCTGGGCCGCCGTTCATTTTGAGCGACAGGGTGACACAGGCATGGCGAATGCATCGCCCGAAAAGACCATCGCATCACGCCGAGTCGCCAAACGGCAAAGAGATGGGCGCGCCCGAGTCAGCCACCACGCGCACCTATCCCGGACACAGTTCCCGCCGAAAGATAGAAGGCCGTTTCCTTACCCCGAGGGAAACGGCCTTCGCCTTTTTATTGAGGAGTAAAAGAAAGAGAAGACTGTGCGAGAGGGGAAACCCTTTAAAAAGGGTTCTCCCCTCTCGCGCTCTCCCCTTCCTAAATTTTATAACCATGCTGCCATGTTACAATAACATGGCAGCATTATTAAAAGTCTTTGGAAGGGGGTCCGGGGGAAACTTTTCTCCAGAAAAGTTTCCCCCGGCTCTTCCCTCAACCGATCGGTTGGAAATCGGGCGTGCGTTCGACCGGAACCATGCCGGCGGAGGTGATGGCGTGGCGCAACTGGGCCAGGGTCATGCCCTTGGGGCTGTCCGCGCCGGCGGCATGGCCGATGCGTTCCTCCACGATGGTGCCGTCGAAATCGTCGGCCCCGGCCCAAAGCGCCATCTGGGCCGCCTTGATGCCGAGCATGGCCCAATAGGCCTTAAGGTGCGGAATATTGTCCAGGAAAAGCCGGGACAGGGCGATAAGCCGCAGCACGGTCGTGCCGTCCGGGCCCTTGGCCCCGAGTTTGTTGTTGGCCGGCTGGTAGGCCAGGGGAATAAAGCAAGCGAAGCCGCCGGTCAGGTCCTGCAGGTCGCGCAGGGCCGACAGATGGGCCACCCGGTCGGACCAGTTCTCGATGTGGCCGAAAAGCATGGTGGCATTGGTGGGCAGGCCCATGCCATGGGCCGTGGCGTGCACCTGCAACCAGCGTTCGCCGGAAATCTTCTCCGGGCACAGCTTCTCGCGAAGCGCCGGGGAAAAAACCTCCGCCCCGCCGCCGGGCAGCATCATGAGCCCCGCATCCTTGAGCGCGGAAAGGATCTCGAATTCCGAAACGCCCATGGTGTCGGCCAGGTGGGATACTTCCACGGCGGTGAAGGCCTTGATGCCCGCGTCCGGCCGAGCCCGGGAAATAGCCCGCAGCATATCCACGTAATAGGAAAGCGGCAGGTCGGGGTTGAGTCCGCCGACCACGTGGATTTCCCGGATGGGCGCGTCCCCCCGGGCATTAAGCTCGGCCACGATGTCGTCCACGGAAAGCGTGCGCGCCCCGGCCGCGCCCTTGACCTTGGAAAAGGCGCAGAAGCGGCAGGCGTTGATGCACACGTTGGTGAAATTGATGTGCACGTTGTGGACGTAATAGGCGTTCTTGCCGTGACGGGCGAGGCGGGCTTCCATGGCGGCGGCGCACAGATCGTGCAGCGGCGCGGCCAGGGCCAGGACCAGCGCGTCGTCGGGGGTCAGGCGCTGGCCGGACCGGGCCTTTTCCAGGATCACGGCGGGGTCGCCGGCGACCTTTGCGGGGATAAGCGGTGTCATTGCATTCATGGCTGTGGCGCGGTAGAAATTATGGGTTCGCACCCCCTGTACCCCTTTTCCCCGCCGCCCGCCAGGGCGGAAAATCCTCGGAGGCCGGCCATGCCGCAAGCGAGAATCTGCGTCCTTGTCACCCTCCTGCTGGCGCTCGGGATATGCCCGGCGGGCGCGGCGGACGACGCGGCCCAGTCGCTGACCAGATTTTTCAAGGGCACCACCCGCTCCCTGCCCTCCCCGGACATCGACTTCCAGATCACCGCCGGCTACGCCGTGCTGCGCACCGGCAAACCCGACAGTTCCGGCCGCTACGCCATGACCTCCATCAACGTGGCCCGCATCGCCCCGGACATCTACCGTCTGGACCTGGAGCTGGAAAAGCCGCTGCCCCGCGACGTGCCCACCTTCGAGCAGCCCTATTTCTTTACCGAAAAACGGACCTATTATTTCTGGTACCAAAACGGGGAGCGCATCATTTTCAAGCTCGGCAACAAGAAGGTCACCCTGCCCCTGGGCCGCAAGGAGGTGTTGCGGGTGAACATCCATTCCACGGACACCTACACCCTCGACCGGGAAACCATGCTCAAAAACCTGAGCTTCGACGACGGCACGGCCACCATCCACCTGCAACTCAAATTCAAGTAAAAGGGAAACCCATGGACCAGTCCGTGACGCCCGAGTTGACGGCCCTTTTGACCACCCTGCGCGACGCCGGCGGCATCCGGGTCCTGGTCGAAACCGGCGCCGGCCGGGGCGACCTTTCCTTTGCCGCCGGGGACATCTTCGATACCGTCATCACCTTCGAATCCGACAAAGCCCTCTACGACGCCGCCCATGAACGCTTAAGCGGCCGCAAGGGACTGCTGCCCTTAACCGGCGACACCCGGGAGCTTTTGCCCCAGCTCATGCCCCGCCTCGCCGCTCCGGCCGCCTTCTGGCTGGGCTCCCACCTGGCCATGCGCCAGGGCGGCGACGCCCCGCTTCTGGCCGAAATCACGGCCATAACCACCGTGCCCATGGACCATGTCATCTGCATCGCCGGGGCCGACATCCTCATGTCCGACCGGCATCGCCCGGCCGGCTGGCCCACGCCGGCGGAAATCCTGTCCCTCCTCGGCCAGGGAGCGGCCCGCAAGGTGGAACTCCGCGACACCACCCTCATCGCCGTCCCCGACGCCAACACCAAACTCTGGGGCGCATTGTTTTCCGAGTAGTGAGGAAGAGCCGGGGGAAACTTTTCTGTAGAAAAGTTTCCCCCGGGCCCCCTTCCAAAGACTTTCAATAAAATAATCTTGGTTCGGTACACGCCGCACCTTTTAAAAACTTTAGGAAAGGGAGAGCTCGAGAGGGGCTACTGCCCTTTTTAAAGGGTTTCCCCTCTCGCATGATCTTTTCCTCTCTTCCCTCTTCGCCCCCATTGCGCCGTGGCCGGACAGGGCGTACACGGGCCGCATATTTCGTTACCGGAGGATCGCATGAAGTTCGTCTTGGCCTTGATCTGCGCCCTATGCCTGACGCTGACCGGCGCGCTTTTCGCCTTTGGCCGCGTCACGCCCGGCGAATCCTACGCCGCCTATGCCGACGCCGTCCAAAACGCCACTTCCTGCGAACTGACCTCGTGCGGCTGCCTGGGCATGAAATGCTCCTGCTTCGAATGCGGCAGCGGCTGCGGTTGCGGCGGCAGCAGCAAATAACCCGTCACACTTTTCCTTACCGTCATGGGTGGACTGCTGGCCTTCGTGCTGTCCCGGGCCACGGGGATTGACGCCTTCGCCATTCTCCAGGCCGGGTACCTGTTTCTGTCCCTGGCCGGAATGGCCGTGGTGTTTTTCTGCACCCGGCGGGAGCTTTCGACCGATCCGGCGCGCGGGCGCTATCTGCTTGTCTTCCTCGCCAGTCTTCCGCTGGGGCTGGCCGGGGCGCGGCTGATCCCCATCATCCAGGACGCCTTTTTGGCCGACCGGCTCACTTTCGGCATCATCGCCCGGGGCGGGCTCGTGTTCTACGGCGGCGCGCTAGCGGTGCTTCTGGCCATGCGCCTGGGCTGCCGGCTGTGGCGGCTGTCCCCGTGGCCGCTCGTCGACGCCGTTTGCCGCTACGCGCCCCTGGGCCACGCCTTTGGCCGACTGGGCTGTTTTTTCGGCGGCTGCTGCTTTGGCGCGGTGACAACCGGGCCGCTGGGGGTGCGCTTCCCGGCCGGCTCGCCGGCCTTCCTCCAGCACAAGGCCGCGGGGCTGCTGCCGCCCGGGGCGGTCGCCTCGTTGCCGGTGCACCCGTCCCAGCTCTACGAAGCCGTGGGCAACCTGATCCTGTTCGCCGGGCTGCTCGCCGTGTCCAGACGCCCGGGCGGCCTGCCCCCGGGCCGGGCCGCCACGCTCTACCTGCTCGGCTACGCGGTCCTGCGCTTCTGCCTGGAGTTCTGGCGCGGCGACGACATCCGCGGCATCTATTACGGCCTGAGTATGTCCCAATACGTGGCGCTGGCCGTGGCAGCCGGCGCGGCGCTGGTGCTGTTGCTGGCCAGGTTTCGAACGCAACACCCCCGTTCATAAAACGTATTCCCTTCGTCGGCGCGACATTTCAATATGAAAGAACGTCACGATTGAAACGCCTCTATGCAAGGCCGCGCTTTTGTTGTATCCAGGCCGCCGTGCGCCAAGGCCATGCTGCGCACAAGCATGCAAAAAGAGGCCGAAAGCCACATTCGGAACGCGCCTGCCGCCTGGACGGGCGGGAGGCGTACACGCAACGATTTTCGGCCGAGGGTTTGCGTCGGCAAGGGCCGGAAACGGCCAGGCGACATCCGTGCCCCTGCCCCCCACCGTTTCGGGCGCATTGCAGCATTCCGCCGCCCAGGCCGAACAAACCGGCGGCATCACCGTATTGTATTTAGTGTAGCGAGGCATGGGGCAGGATTGGGGCGGCGCGAAATGATTGTCCAAACAAAGGACTACGCCAGCATGACGGCGCACGGTTTCAATGACTTTGTCTCTTATTTTTCAAATTCAGTTGCAATCATGCGTTGCCTCACTTATATGTATTGAAAGCCATCTAGCAGGAGCGAGAAATGGAAGACTATTTGAAAGCTGCCTTGGAGATCGTCAAAGCCCAGGCCTCCGTTCGGACCATGACTGATGACGAAATCACCTCCATGTTGAAGAATGTTGCCGCCGGCATTCAGGCCGCCGCCGAAGCCGACGCCGCCCCGGCCGAACCCGCCACGCCGGCCATTGATCCGGCCAAGGCCGTCAAGGAAAGCAGTGTGATTTGCCTGGAATGCGGCAAGTCCTTCAAGGTGCTCACCAAGAAACACCTTGCCGCCCACGGGCTTACTCCGGAAGAATACCGGGCGAAATACGGCTACAAGAAGGGCGCTCCCCTGGCGGCCAAGTCCCTGCAACGGGAACGCCGCAAGAAGATGAAGGACATGCGCCTTTGGGAGCGTCGTCGCAAGCCCGCCGCCGTCACCGAATAGTCGGCCCGCTGGCGTTGCGCCAATCCGCTTCGCGGTAGCTTTTTCCGGCCGGTCCGTCCCCGGGCCGGCCGGAAGCTGCGCGGATGCGCCAAAGGCGGCCTCGGACCATGCGCCCGAGGTCTGCGGCCGACACGTTCGAATACCGTGTTCTCCTAAAAACTGCAGTATCTTCCCAGGGACGCGCCGTTATTCGTCCGCAGGGATGATGACCTTGACCGGGTCGGTGACGCTCTCGTAGCGGGCCAGCTTGGAAATGTGGGCCAGGGCCACGCTCGACAGTGCGTAGCCCTTGGGCAGAACCTTGAGCTGTTGCCCACCCCGCGTCACGAACATGTCCTCGGCCAGAATCATGTTGTCGCGCAGGCTCTTGACCGGCATCGGCACGATGACGAGGTTGCTCTCCTCTCCCAACACCTCGCCGAACGCCGCCACCACATCCGGGTCGTAGACCCCTGTCGCCTGCTTGATGGCCTTGTAGGCCTCGGCCTTGGCCTGGCCGGCGGTCAGAAGCCGGTCGAATTCGAGCAGCACCCGCAGGATGCGCGCCCCCATCGGAATGTCCTTGCCCCGCACGGCATCGCCCGGAAAGCCGCCGCCGTCGAAATTCTTCTCCTGATAGGCGATGGCCTTGGCCACGCCGCCCATGCGCGGGATGTTGGCCACGAGCTTGGCCGCCACCTCGGCGTGCTGCTGGTAGTTCGCCGCATCCTCGGGCGACAGCGCCCGCCCACGCTCCACCCGCGAAATGAGCGAATCGGGCAGGGTGATGTAGCCCATCAGACACAGCATGGCCGCCGCCTCGGTCTGCCAGGGGCTCGGGTCGCCGCACAGCTTGGACAGCGGCCGCACGTACGGCGCGATGCGCGACACCCGGCCGTAGACCTCGGGGCGCAACAGCGACAGCACTTCCGAAAGCATCTTGAGGCTGCCGCGAAGCGTGCCCTCCAAAAGCTCCCGCTCGGCCATGACCAGCCGGTACTGCTCCACGGCGGAGGTCAGCGCCCCGATCAGGTAACCGGTCTCGCACGGCTTGGTCAGAAAGCGGAAGATGTTGCCCTCGTTGACCGCCGCGATGGCGGCCTCGAGATCGGCGAAACCGGTCAACATCACCCGCACCGAGTCCGGGCGCATCTCGCGCACCTTGGACAGCACCGCGATGCCGTCCATGCCCGGCATGCGCAGGTCGGAAACCACCACCGCATACGCAGGGCTGGCCTTGACCTTGGCCAACCCCGCCTCGGGCCCGACAGCCGTATCCACCTCGAAGGCGCTATGCAGGTTGCGGCGAAACCCGGCCAGAATCCGCTCGTCGTCGTCGATGAAAAGCACCCGCTTATTCACCGTCCCCTCCTTGCAACACATCCCGGCAGGCCTCGCGCCAGGCCTCCGCGCGTCCGCCATACCCCATGGCGTCGAGGGCGACCGTATCCAGGGGATGGGGCGCGTAGGAACCGTGTATGACCACCAGCTCGTGGTCCAGGGCGTTGGCGGCATGGACCAGCGGGATGGCCAGCGGCGGCCCGTCCCCGAAGGTTCCCGGCCGGTGATGCCCGGCCACGCCGAAGACCACCGCCTCCTCGAATCCCCACAGCCCGAGCAGGTATGCCCCCACCGCGGCATGGGAGACGGCCAGAATCCCCTCCTCGGCCTCGAGGGGCGTGACGTTTCGCGTCTGCATGTCCGTCAGCACCTCGCGATACTCGGTCTCGAACAGCTCGGCCAGCATCAGCTTGCCCACGTCGTGGACCATCCCGGCCATGAAACAGGCCTCCTTCTCCACCTTGTCCGCGTCCTCGAGGGTGGCCAAAACCTTGGCCATCCGGGCCACGCGCAGGCTGTGGTCCCAAAGCCGCCCCAGACCGAAGCCCGGATAGCGGTCGGCGTCGAAGCGGGAAAAAAGCCCGTGGGCCAGCACCAGGGCCCGGATCGTTTCGAGCCCGAGCAGGGTCACCGCCTGCCGGGTGGAGGACACCCGCTGGGGCATGCCGAAAAACGAGGAATTGACGAGCCGCAGCAGCCCGGTGGCCATGCCGACGTCGCGGGCGAGGATGTCGCCTATGGTGTTGACCGAGGCGTTGGGCGAACGCAGCTCCTCGGTCAGTTCGGCGAAAATCGACGGCAGCACCGGCAGGGTCTCCACGCGGGCGACGGCGTCGCGCACCCGCTCGTCGGTGAAGATATCGGCCAGCCGCAACACCCGATTGATGGCGGTGGTCAGTTCTCGTGGCGAACAGGGCTTGCTCAGGAACTGATGGGCCGGCTTGACCGAGCGGAAGATGAAGTCGCGGTCGGAATGCCCGGACAGGATCAGCCGCACCGTGCCCGGCCAGCGCTGCCGCACCGCTTCCAGAAATTCCGGCCCGTCCATGCCCGGCATGCGCACGTCGGAAACCACCACATCCACCGGGGTCGTTTCCAGAAACGCCAGCGCCTGGGCGCCGCCCTCGGCGAAATGCATGTCCCAGACGTCACGCTTGTCCCACAGCATCCGCCGCAGCCCGCCAAGCAGCTGCGGTTCGTCGTCAACGAAAAGAATGCTTCGACGCATGAGTCGGCCTCCCGAAATAGCCGTCCCGCGGGCCAAACGCCCCGGAAGGCGGGCACGGGGCGCTTTTCCATCGTAGCCGATCGTGGGAAAAAGAAAAAGGATATTGGCGCGCCGCCACGGTATATCATCCCCGGCCAACGCCGCGCCTTGCCAGCCGGCCCGCCCGGCTGTAGGCAGAGACTCTATCTCCCGCCCCTCGGGGCGGTATCACAAGGACCAGCCGTGGCAAACGATTCTCAAAAAAAACATGACGTCATCATCGTCGGCGGCGGCCCGGCCGGGCTTTTTGCCGCCCATTACCTGTCCCGCAACACCGACTTGTCGATCCTGCTCCTGGAAAAAGGCCAACCCGCCGGCAAACGCCGCTGCCCCATGCACGGCAGCAAGGATTGCCGCAAATGCGCGCCCTGCAACATCCTCTCCGGCATCGGCGGGGCCGGGCTCTTTTCCGACGGCAAGCTCAACTTCATCCCCAAGCTCGGCAAGACCGACCTGACCCAGTTCATGCCCCTGTCCGAGGCCACGGCCTTGATCAAGGAAACCGAGACCCTTTTCTCCAACCTCGGCATGGACGGCCCCGTCTACCCGACCGATATGGAAAAGGCCCGCCAGATCCGCAAGGAGGCCCGCAAACTCGGCATCGACCTGCTGCTCATCCGCCAAAAACACCTCGGCAGCGACCACCTGCCCGGCCATATGGCCGCCATGTCCCAACGGCTGGCCGACCAGGGCGTCACCATCCGCACCGGCGAGGAAGCCCGCGACGTCATCATCGAAAACGGGCGCGTGGCCGGCGTCGCCACCAGCAAGGGCGAATACCGCGCCCCGGCCGTCATCCTCGCCCCGGGCCGCGTCGGCGCCGAATGGATGGGCGCGCTGGCCCGCCGCCACGGCCTTTCCTACAGCCAGCGCGGCATCGAGGTGGGCGTGCGCGTCGAGGTGCACAACGAAATCCTGTCCGATATCACCGACGTCATCTACGACCCCACCTTCTTCGTGCGCACCCGCAAATACGACGACCAGACCCGCACCTTCTGCACCAACCAGGGCGGCTACGTGGCCCTGGAAAACTACCAGGACTTCGTGTGCGTCAACGGCCACGCCTACATGGACGCCAAATCCGACAGCGCCAACTTCGCCTTTCTCTCCAAAGTGGTCCTGACCGACCCCGTTTCCGACAACCAGGCCTACGGCGAAGCCATCGGACGCCTCGCCACCATGATCGGCGGCGGCAATCCCATCCTCCAGCGCTTCGGCGACCTCAAACGCGGCCAGCGCAGCACCTGGAGCCGCATCCGCAAAGGCTCCGTCGAACCGACGCTCACCTCCGTCACCTGCGGCGATATCGCCATGGCCCTGCCCGAACGCATCATGACCAACATCATCGACGGCCTGGAACAATTAAACGCCGTGGTGCCCGGCGTCGCCAACGACGAGACCCTGCTCTACGCCCCGGAAATCAAATTCTTCGCCACCCAGATCGACACCACCCCTGACCTCGAAACCACCGTGGCAGGCATGTACGTGGCCGGCGACGGGCCGGGCGTGGCCGGCAATATCGTCTCCGCCGCCGCGACCGGACTCATCCCGGCCAAGGCCATCCTGCGGAAGCTGGCCAGCCGTTAGCCGCTGGGGGCTAGGGCTGGGGCTCCGCCCCAGACCCCGGCGGGGGCTCTGCCCCCGCACCCCCGCCGGGAGGCCACGGGCCCCCCGGTCCCCCCGTTCGGTGTGCTTTGGTCGGGCGGAGGGTGGGTTGGCTGGCGGGAAGGCGGAGAGTGGAGAAGATGGCAGCGGAATTTGTCGGGACGGTGCATGTCGCTTCGCGACAAGCTCGTCCCAAACAAATTCCGCCGCCACCACGCCGGTCGCCCCTGCGGGGCGACATTCGGAGAAACAACTTGTCTTAAAATGCGGCGCTTCGCCGCTGGCGCGGTTGTTGCCGCAATCGTGTCCGGCGTCGAGGCGCAAAGCGCCTCGTGCCGCCGGGCCGATTGCGGCGACAAAACAGAGGACGTCCCGCCGTCTCCCCCATGGCCTTCCACCATCCCAACCCGGAAAAGGGAGGTCCGGAGGGCATAAGCCCTCCGGCGGGGTCCGGGGCAGAGCCCCGCTCCCGTTCCCCCTTCCTCCTGGCCTACTCCTCTCCTGCTACTCCTGCCCTGCGCCGCTACCGCAGGCGGCTATAGCTGCCGGCGGGGATATCGTCGGCGAGGCGCACCCAGATGGCGGTGGCAACACCCCAGACGATATTGGCGACGATGACGACGACAGGGGTGAGCAGGCCGAGATCCAGGCCCCAAAGGCCCTTGTCGAGCATATTGGGGAAGACGATCAGCAGTTGGAAGAGGGTCGGGGCGATGCTGGCGATGACGCCGCGCCAGAAGATGGAGCCCGGCATCCAGCGGGGGGTCAGCAGCAGCCCCCACACGCCGCCCCAGACGAGTCTGGGGTAGAGCCAGGGCAGGGTCCATTGGGGGGCCATGGCGACGTTCAGGCTGCTGAACGCTCCGTAGGCACCGGCCAGGTAAATAAAAATGCTGTTGATGAGGCCTCCCACGAGGCCTCCGGCAAAGCAAACGCTCACCCAGGCGAAAAAATTGCGCATCCTCTTTCCTCCCTCCTCGCTTGGATGCCGGGCGCGGCGATTTAATAGGGACTGACCAGAATAGACAGAGACCGCACGCGATTGAGCAGAATATGGGTCGGCCCCACGGCCGGCACTTCCTCGCCGGCGCGCAGTGTGGTGACGACGGCGCGTCCGATCACGAGCCGGCCGTCGCGTCCCGTTTCACTGAACGTGTGCAGCCCCCACATGTCGTGGTAGACCACGGGATGTCCTTTGTACTCGCCGACGTAGACGAGAATGTGACCTTTCATCCAAATCAGGCTGGCAAAGGGAACGCCATGGCTGAGGATGGTCGTTTCCTTCTGGGCGTTGTCCATGTCGCCAAGGGGAATGGCGCCGCCGTAGGCGGCCTGGCTGGCGGAATTGCGCGGCAGGTAGATGCCGAAGGGCACGAAGAGGTCGTGGGTCAGGGCCGAGCAGTCGCGTTTGCCGTCGATACCGCCCCAGCCGTAGATTTTGCCCATGAACTGGTTGCCCACGGCGGCGACGTTTCGCGGCGTCATGGGCATGGGCATGGGCACGGCGGCCGTGGCCGGCAGGTGCACGCGCACGGTCTCGGCCTGGCCCGAGCCGCCCCGGCGCGGCACGAGCACGGTGACGCCCGAGGCGTCGGCCGGTCCGGCCAGGGGGAAGAACGCGCCCACGTCGGCGGTGATGCCGGCCTCGGGCAGCGACGTCTGGTCCTTGACCACGGCCGCGAGGCGCGGCGTGGAGAATTGAGCGATGGTGGCCTCGTCGACGTAGGCCACGTCCGTGGCCGGCAGCCAGCCGAAGGTCAGGGCGGATTCGGCCAGCACCCAGGAGCCGTCGCGGCTGGCGTGGGTGACGAGGATGGGGGTGCCCGGCGGCAGGGCGGTATGCTGGAGATAGTCGAAGGGGTAGCCTTCGCCGGGCAGGCTCGGGTCGGCAAAGCGCGGGGCCTTCGTGGGCATGCCGCGCAGGTTGGTGTTTTTGACGGTCAGCGCCTTGCGCATGACGTTGGGGTAGGAGCCGAGTCCGGCGGCGGCGTGGAGCGAAGCGGCGAAGGACGGGCTGTTCGGCTGTCCGTTGGCACCGAATCCCGGGGATTTTTCGAAGCGGCGGAAGATCGTCTCCACGGCCCGGCGCGAATATTCCGGCCGGCCCAGGTTCCAGGGCGTCAGCCAGGTCTGCAGGAAGGTTTCCATGCGCAGTCCGGCCTGTTCCTTGGGATAAAGCAGCCGGTCGGCGGTACCGGGCCGCAGGTAGGCGTTTAGGTCCTGGGGCAGGACGCGCAGGTCCTGGACCTCGCCCTTGCCTGTCGGGACGGACGGCGGCGTGGGGGCAAGGGGAATCTGTGGAGCCCGGGCGCAGCCCCAGACCAAAAGCAGGAAGACGCAAAGCGCGGCGAAACGCAACCGCCGTGACATGGACTGCATGGCGCAAAGCCCCCCTTCCCCAACTTGACGGCGGACGCGGCCGCCGACTATCCGGCTGGCGGGAGGGTAGACGTTGGCGCACGCGAACACAAGCCCGATAAGGACGACAAGGATGAAAGGTTGCGGTTGTGGGTATGAAACAGGCTAAGGCCATGGACGCGGCCGAGACCGCGCGTCTGCTCGCCTCCCGGGTGCCGGAGACGGTGCCTGTTTCGGTGCGGGTAAGCGCCCGGGCCCGGGGCATCGTCTTGCGCATGCTGCCGGGCAAGGGGCTCGAGGTGGTGGCCCCGGCCGGGGTGGGGGCGGGATTGTTGCTCCAGGCGGTGGAAGCCAGGCGCGACTGGATCGACCGCATCTCGCGCCGCATGGCGGCCGAGGGCGGGCTTCCGGGCCAGGGACCGGTGGCGCCGCGTCCCTCCATGCTCGTGCTGACGGCCTTTTCCCGGCAGTGGAAGCTGTCCTATCTGGCCCGGGAGATGGCCGGCTGCCTGGTTTCGAACTGGCGTCCGACGGAACTTTTGGTGTCCGGGGCGGTTTCGGACCCGGCGGCGGTGTCCGAGGCGCTGACGGCGTTTAGCCGTCGCCGGGCCGGCGAGTTGTTGCGCCGGGAACTGGCCCGGGTGTCCGAGACCATCGGGCTTGGCTACAGCGCCGTGACCATCCGGGCCCAGCGCACCCGCTGGGGGAGCTGCACGGCCAAGGGGCACATCAACCTCAATTACACCATCGCCTTTTTGCCGCCGGAGCTGTGCCGGCTGGTGCTGGTCCACGAACTGTGCCACACCGTCGA
Proteins encoded in this window:
- a CDS encoding GNAT family N-acetyltransferase; amino-acid sequence: MSADDIAIRPALPADAPRLSRIFATAIETKARDSYGPRERAAWAARGTPAKFASMLADSRNSLLVAAMPSGIVGVGSLTGSEVSLLYVAPGAAPGTGGRLLAAVEELARAAGLTGLTLTASRNALSFYLRHGYAIVSPARRDLGNGISLVVCLMAKGLNA
- a CDS encoding CofH family radical SAM protein, with the translated sequence MNAMTPLIPAKVAGDPAVILEKARSGQRLTPDDALVLALAAPLHDLCAAAMEARLARHGKNAYYVHNVHINFTNVCINACRFCAFSKVKGAAGARTLSVDDIVAELNARGDAPIREIHVVGGLNPDLPLSYYVDMLRAISRARPDAGIKAFTAVEVSHLADTMGVSEFEILSALKDAGLMMLPGGGAEVFSPALREKLCPEKISGERWLQVHATAHGMGLPTNATMLFGHIENWSDRVAHLSALRDLQDLTGGFACFIPLAYQPANNKLGAKGPDGTTVLRLIALSRLFLDNIPHLKAYWAMLGIKAAQMALWAGADDFDGTIVEERIGHAAGADSPKGMTLAQLRHAITSAGMVPVERTPDFQPIG
- a CDS encoding prolipoprotein diacylglyceryl transferase, yielding MGGLLAFVLSRATGIDAFAILQAGYLFLSLAGMAVVFFCTRRELSTDPARGRYLLVFLASLPLGLAGARLIPIIQDAFLADRLTFGIIARGGLVFYGGALAVLLAMRLGCRLWRLSPWPLVDAVCRYAPLGHAFGRLGCFFGGCCFGAVTTGPLGVRFPAGSPAFLQHKAAGLLPPGAVASLPVHPSQLYEAVGNLILFAGLLAVSRRPGGLPPGRAATLYLLGYAVLRFCLEFWRGDDIRGIYYGLSMSQYVALAVAAGAALVLLLARFRTQHPRS
- a CDS encoding MucR family transcriptional regulator; its protein translation is MEDYLKAALEIVKAQASVRTMTDDEITSMLKNVAAGIQAAAEADAAPAEPATPAIDPAKAVKESSVICLECGKSFKVLTKKHLAAHGLTPEEYRAKYGYKKGAPLAAKSLQRERRKKMKDMRLWERRRKPAAVTE
- a CDS encoding response regulator yields the protein MNKRVLFIDDDERILAGFRRNLHSAFEVDTAVGPEAGLAKVKASPAYAVVVSDLRMPGMDGIAVLSKVREMRPDSVRVMLTGFADLEAAIAAVNEGNIFRFLTKPCETGYLIGALTSAVEQYRLVMAERELLEGTLRGSLKMLSEVLSLLRPEVYGRVSRIAPYVRPLSKLCGDPSPWQTEAAAMLCLMGYITLPDSLISRVERGRALSPEDAANYQQHAEVAAKLVANIPRMGGVAKAIAYQEKNFDGGGFPGDAVRGKDIPMGARILRVLLEFDRLLTAGQAKAEAYKAIKQATGVYDPDVVAAFGEVLGEESNLVIVPMPVKSLRDNMILAEDMFVTRGGQQLKVLPKGYALSSVALAHISKLARYESVTDPVKVIIPADE
- a CDS encoding HDOD domain-containing protein — protein: MRRSILFVDDEPQLLGGLRRMLWDKRDVWDMHFAEGGAQALAFLETTPVDVVVSDVRMPGMDGPEFLEAVRQRWPGTVRLILSGHSDRDFIFRSVKPAHQFLSKPCSPRELTTAINRVLRLADIFTDERVRDAVARVETLPVLPSIFAELTEELRSPNASVNTIGDILARDVGMATGLLRLVNSSFFGMPQRVSSTRQAVTLLGLETIRALVLAHGLFSRFDADRYPGFGLGRLWDHSLRVARMAKVLATLEDADKVEKEACFMAGMVHDVGKLMLAELFETEYREVLTDMQTRNVTPLEAEEGILAVSHAAVGAYLLGLWGFEEAVVFGVAGHHRPGTFGDGPPLAIPLVHAANALDHELVVIHGSYAPHPLDTVALDAMGYGGRAEAWREACRDVLQGGDGE
- a CDS encoding FAD-binding protein, which codes for MANDSQKKHDVIIVGGGPAGLFAAHYLSRNTDLSILLLEKGQPAGKRRCPMHGSKDCRKCAPCNILSGIGGAGLFSDGKLNFIPKLGKTDLTQFMPLSEATALIKETETLFSNLGMDGPVYPTDMEKARQIRKEARKLGIDLLLIRQKHLGSDHLPGHMAAMSQRLADQGVTIRTGEEARDVIIENGRVAGVATSKGEYRAPAVILAPGRVGAEWMGALARRHGLSYSQRGIEVGVRVEVHNEILSDITDVIYDPTFFVRTRKYDDQTRTFCTNQGGYVALENYQDFVCVNGHAYMDAKSDSANFAFLSKVVLTDPVSDNQAYGEAIGRLATMIGGGNPILQRFGDLKRGQRSTWSRIRKGSVEPTLTSVTCGDIAMALPERIMTNIIDGLEQLNAVVPGVANDETLLYAPEIKFFATQIDTTPDLETTVAGMYVAGDGPGVAGNIVSAAATGLIPAKAILRKLASR